AAGTATGATCGACCATTAATGTAATGGTCGCGCCTCTATCATGATGCCTTTTACGGTTCATCCGCtttttaaaagaaagaaaaagaataattcCTCAATGCAAGTTTAAAATTACAGTGTTACGCATATACATGAGTACAGATATGGTATATAGCATTTTTTCGTTTCGTCGTTATTCCCCGTCTGAAGCATTTCATTGCCCAAAGATTATAGGTCTCCTGCGTTGTTAAAATCCATATCATGTGAATTGTCAGTGCCAGTCATGAGGCCGTTTTGATGTGgaatattatattgaatGTTACGCAAtggttgttgttgtttttgtCGCTGCCGCTGCTGCTGGCAGTTTGTGTTTTGTTCATTAGCGCTATTATTATCAATCAAGGAATGAGGTGATTGGGTTAGTTGAACAAATGATTCGCGCGTATCGTTTGATAAGTGCTGGGTAGCCAAGCTTAACTGtaaacattttctttccaaatgaCAAATGTATTCGATAGATTTCGTTAGAATGGATGCTTTGTTTAGTTTCGTAGCTGGTTCTAGACCATCTAAGCCTAACAAATCTCTGGACGTAATGGGAAGATCATTACATTTTTTATAAGCTACTCTTAACGTTGGAACAGTTCTCCTTAATTGCTCGATTTTATCGTTGATGTTGGAACggtatttcttttcaattatgTTGTGCGAAACTCTACCAGTTCTCAccctttttattcttttagGAGTTACATGGAAATGTTTCCGCATGGGGGAAGTTCTTAGCTTAAAGCTCAGATCATTACCATCCATTATTTCGTTATCATTGCTATCGGTATTGTCATCGTCAAGATTTTCCAGACTCAGAGAAGTCTTCATCTCATCTGCAGTGACTAAGGCTGACTCATTCTTCGATAAAGGAAGTAGGTCATCGAAAAgctgttcttttttcacaATTGACGCTGctgaaagaagatttgGGTCTCGTTCAGATTTCAGTGCAGTTCGCTTTAGATTATCGATATTTTCGTTGTCATTATTGTTGAAGGCTTCCATGTTATGGATATAATCCTCACCATCGATAGTATCACCATTGTCTGCAGTCATTGTGGTACTGCCAGTTGTTGTCGTAGGTATAGAATTCAAGGCATCAGTATAATAGTTGTTATCGATCACTGATCCATGACTAGATGTGTTAGGAAACGACGAGTCGCTATACTGATCTGTGGTGGAATATGCGCTGTTTCTATATACAGGGGGCATGGGAGGCTGAAGGTGAACTGGAGCTTGGAATGGCGCGTAATATGCCTGCGTTGAAGGTCCTTGAGAGCCCAAACTATTGGAGTTATAGGCCGGCTGCGGTACATTAAAATTGTTACTTTGAAACATTAAATACGTTTGGTTTGTAGTAACGTTAACACCCTGCTCTTCATTGCCATCCTGGGCACTTCTACAATCGAAGACCTTAATGGCAACTTTATTACTCAAGTCGTTCATCACAGAATCGGTTTCCGAACGGCCAGAAAAagagttttgaaaatttggcATTCCCAATTTATACTCTTATCGTTGCTAAAATGAGTACTGAACTGCAGCTATTCTATGTTCTAAGCGAATGGGTGGGTGGGTGTGACAAATTGTTAAACTATCTCTAAGCGGTCTTGGGAAACTATCTCAAAGCAAAACGAGcgaaagaaataaaattggAAGCGTAGTCTTATAATATTGAGCTTGATTATATGCGATAAGATTAAATCAAGTGTAACGATGCCTGGGGCTTAAGATATTGAAGCAGGATATATAAAAGGCTTTGCTGCTCTTAAGAAAGATACGAAGAGAACACCTGAGCTGGAAATACAATACCAGCTTTTCGTTTTTCCAGGAACGCACTCGAggtgaaaataaaacaatgatggaagagaaaaaaagctcGAAgagataatgaaaatgcagCAGAGAAGACTAGGCACAACAAGTGGGATTGTGTCTACGCTTTTAACGGCGTACCCTTTTTCCTCCCACGTTTTTCGACTGAGATCTCAATGTCTGCAGTAATATTCAGCGGCAGGGAGAAGGCACGTTGCTTAACAAGCACAGGCTAGCTGgaatccaaaaaaaggcCAGAACCGGCGCGGAATTCCTCGTACCGAGCGGAAAGGAGGGGTACCGCGCGCTCGGTGATTAACATACGTACACCCCGAGCTAGAAGTAGTCGTGGGATTCGTAGGCAAGAAACACTGCGGAGAATAAAAGGTTGTGatgtcaattttttgtGGAAGGGGCTTCTTGGCGTCCACGGGAACAAAGCTGCAGCAACTTTTTTATTGTCCAAAGCCGCGCTCCGGGTGCCAGAACGGTTCCGTTTCTACTGGCCCTCCgttcctcctcctctttAATCGCCCGTGCAAGCATTAGTCAGCACAGGAATAAAGTTAgaagagatttttttttttggcaattGAGAGCGAGCGAAAAGTTAAGGTTTGGATTGTATTGAGCGTTCGTTCATTGAAGAGCCAAAGCACAGCGATAGCGGCTCGATGGATAGACAAGAGGGGTATAAGAAGGGAAAAGAGGAGAATTCCAGAGGTCTAGCGCATGTTTAAAGCATATAAAGTTTTGCTGACATGCGGCGTGCATTGTTTTGGGTGGGGCAAACATACTTGTGGCTTCATTTGACACATTTACTAGCTTTCTACTGGCCTAATACAGAGAGGTCTCTTCCTGAAAGGAGGAGATTTTAGCTCTTGAGATGTATCTTGCTTGCTTCAGTAATcgttaatttttcaattcttgtCTTGAGGCATTTCgactattttttttacgtaAAAATACACAACCAATATGAGACATGCGGTACATAACTTTTATTTACCTTTATAAACGAATTGGGAAAGCAAGGAGATGGACCTAACCGCTGGCCGGGTTTGGTTTTGTTTGGTAACTCCAACGTCTCTCTTTTCGCTCTCCTCATGCAAAATGGGTGATGAGTTGTAtggctttttttcatcggCACTTTTCATGCCAACAATTATTCTTTGTGACCTATTACCGATGAGAGTTTTTCTTAGAGATGGTCTTTGCACGACTTGGGCCTTATCATCTTCACTTTCATAATCATGATCTCTGTTTTGATTAACGTATACTATCCCTTTACTTTTTTGATTAACATTGCGCGGAAATAGTGGTTGCCTACCGTCACTTACTCCACTAAAAGACGAAGAGTATTTAAATCTTTGCAAGACCTTTGTGCACCCCGATATGCTTCTTTGCGATGATCCTGGTAATGAGCTAGTACTGCTTGTCGGAGTCCTTTGCTCAGCGGTTTCGCTGTAATCTTCGGTAgtatcatcatcatcatcatcgtctgTGCTATGCACTTCGTCGCCCATGGTCTCTTTGTCAAGGCATTCCTTAATTCTTCGATGTTCTTCAACGTCGCTTACGACTTCAGACACTTCTTCGCTTGGATTGTCATCAACTTCTAGattgtttttgataaaagaGCTGGGTATTTGGGTGGATAACTGGGACTCGGAAATAGAGCCCATTGGTGGCTGTGCATTTGCTTCCTCTGTATAATTTTGTGAgatgttttcttcattaaaGTCTTCTATAATAGTCATGGACGTtctattgaagaatttgctTCTTGTGCCCTGCAAAGTCTCTTGAACTGCATCAACATTACTTAATTTCCTACGTTTAATAGTCATTGTCAGCTTATCTTCCAATTGCCTTATTTTATGAACGTTAGTAACAACTTTAGAGGCATGATCCCCTCCTTGTACTTTATGAAAGAATGATTCTATTGGTTTATTTTTGACTCCAGTGCAGTTAATGTTACTATTCCCGAACTCCAAGTTTGATTTGGATACCAGTTGCAATTTGTGCTCTCTGTTAGCCAGCGGTTGATGAAAATCGTATGGGTTCAAATCCCCTTGAGCAATTTTGAAGTGCAAGTGGTGGTCTATATCGTTATCAAAATGGACaatttgccttttttgGGTTTCTCTATGTATGACATGGCCAATGCATTCATAGagcttctttcttttactttCGGTATCTCTTAAATGCAGTGGAATTTCATTCAAACTCACTATCCTCTTCTGAATAGGACAAAAGACcctttgaaattgaaatgcGTAGACCGCAGCTTCGTATTCATCGATGTATGCATCTGGAATTGCAAGTTTTCCCTCTCGCTGTATCCTCAGGAGTATTCTTTCCATGGTATTAAACCTTCTAACCAATTTCATGGCGGTAATTAAGCCGACTTTGGGGATTCCATTGGTGTAATCACAACCAGATAAACAAACCATTGttctaatttcttcatccgTTAACAATCCCAACGGAAATTTCTTAGGGagtttattgaaattatcTCGACATATTTCTAAACATTCTCCATAATCGTTTAACTTGGTAATGAGACGTTGACATCCAAAGACGAGGAGATCTGAATCTTCGGAAATTATTCCTTGCACAATGTTCTTTTGTTCTAAATATACCATTTGAGAGTCTGCCTCAAATGGGGCCACAATGTAACGAATACCGTTAAGCTTACAGTAACATATGATACACTTCGCCATATCAGGAGTTATATCAACacatttttggaaatagTCCATAgcatttttcctttctccGCAGGCCCACAGTCTCTCAGCGATGGCTTTGTTCTCCTGTCTCTTGTCCCTTCTTTTAAATTCGGTGGATTTTTTGACAGGAATGGCATCTCCATCAAACACCAAATATGGTTCAActttgaaagttttcaaCAGACTTAATCGTTTGATGAAGAACTGTAAGTACTTATCGGTCGGCTTTCCCATTGCAAGTTCATAGGCGCATGAGCAGGCAGCTCTATGTAGCCACGCATAGCCATCAATTGCTAATACTTCTCCTTCATATCTACGTAGTGACACTGGATTTTGAATAGACTTTAATTGAGGAAGAAGACCCTGAATACCCATTCCTTTCTACACTTTTCAATCTCGTTGTGtttccttttatttttttaattcacTACAAGaagcaacaacaacaattgTTCTATGACAGCATATAAATatacttgaaaaagtaaGGACTAAATATTCCTCGACAGGATTTTTCTTACAGGAAATTATTGTACATATTTCTCGAAAGATCCTTTTGCCATCAATCACGCAAATTTTACTGTGCACAAAATGAATTATCGTACCTCCGCAAAGGGTTGGGTTAAAAGACGCgtaagaaaaaagtatatACAAATAAATGCcctatgaagaaaaaaagttaaatGAAACACGAAGTTAGCCTGAACGTATCGTTTCCCCATCTCGGGCGGGATATTCGTATAACTCGTAATAGTCTACTTCAACACCACCTAGCATAGCCTTTGAAGTGTCAGAAGAGTAGAAGAATCGCTGCCATAAGGGCGCCGTTACATCACTGTTTAACCAAAAATCTGTCAAGTTTGTCTTCCAGTGGTTCGTCAATAAAAAGTTTAGAAGCAACGAAGTGCGGTGTTGCGGTTGAATTTGCCCACGCAAAAGGTGGGTTATGCCGAACATTTCCTTGAGGGTGACAAGCCACTGGTTTATACCAACCATTGAAAAGCACGCGTTTAGAATTGCATGGCGTTTATCTCTTGGTTCCAAACTGTCAATAGAAATAGTGTGAGTGACAGCTGTCCCAACTGGACTTTCGGACCTTATATCGCTGTCCTTAGTATTCTGGATGGAATATATTGGGTTCTCGAATGGTATTAGATTGAAAGTCTCTGCTCTTCGTTCTTCCTTAATCAAAGTGAACAATTCAGGAGTTGTAATTCCCTTCAATATCTGGAAAAACTGAACACTCAGCATAGCTCCCAGCCACACAAAGTTTACACTGATCCAgatgaataaaaagaaggtaGAGGGATCGTAATTGGAACCTTTACATaaagtttcatttttgaggAATGTACATTTTGCATACTCATCAACTTGTTCGTAAATATGGTTGGTTTTCTTAAAATACGCTAAACTCAACCAcatgaataaaaacatGTGATATTGGACTGTCATAgcgaaaaacaaagaaagctTGTGATTTTTCAAGCCAATATCGTTATAAATCCATGGACAGTAATGATCAAACCTGGCCACTAGGGCCCCACTGAAAACAGAGTATTTACTTCTTAACGATTTTCTCTCTAGAGTTTCCACgcaaaaattttccttgTCAAATTTTCCCAACTGAATCaacttttttattgtttcttGTATTGAAGTGGAACTATCGTCCGTCTTTAGACATCCAGGATCCGATCTTACCAATTTCAGGAATATTATGATAGTGAAAAGAGAAGTTGTTAAAAATTGCATGTTTTTCATAGTATAGTCAGAAACGCTGTATGGATACAACTTTTTTGTCCATATAAATATCAGAAAGCAGAATGTGGATAAGAAGAGGCCACTGAAAAAGGGTGTTCTTGTTAAAGAAACTTTGTAgatgtttctttttggaaaagaaggtaatacaaattttttcagagtATTCACGGTAACAACGGTTACCAGTAGAGAAAGTATGATGGCTAGCACTGGAGAAAGAATCAGCGAAATCGAGTAAGTGTAAATCATAAGTAAAAAAGGTGACAAAAATGTCGTGAACTGTGCATGCGAGATTTTTCTGAATAGTTTATCCTTTTGGTTTCCAAGTCTGTCATATCCATGATGTTGTAACGCGTGCTCGAATAGTGATTTTGTTCCCATTCCCTCAGCTAGATCAAAACAGTCTTGCTTCTGATTATTTCTTTCGTAAAAATTTGCACCGCTAAGGACTAGATCACATATGACCCTTTGGTCACCTCCTATTATGGCACAATGAAGTGCATTGAAACCTCTATTATCTACTAGCGCAACAGTGGCACCAAACTTTAGCAAAAGTTCTACAGTGAGAAAATCGCCTTGATATGCTGCCCACAATAACGGTGTCCTATTATTCTTATCCCTTGAATCGATGTCgatattgttattgttgtttaCGACGAAACAAAGGACATAAACAATAAGCAAAATATTGGAACTGTAGACGCTAAAATGCAAAATGTTAAGGCCCTGCCCGTCCACGAGCATTGAATCAGCGCCATGCTTGAGAAGCAGATCAACAATGTAGACGTGACCATATCTTGCGGCCCAGTGCAAAGCGGTAGCCCTCTCAGGGCCAGCTGTTTGATTAGGATTCGCTCCCATATGTACTAGGAATTTTGCTACGGAAAGTCTATTCCTAATACAGGCCCAATGCAGCCCCGGAAGTTCATCACAGCAGTCTTTGTTAATATCGATGGCTCCACTTTCAACCACATCTTTCACCACCTTTAAATTTCCGTCTTTGACAGCTTcgatgaaaacatcaacCACAAACTCAGCATCCGATTGGGCGCCCATGAGAGGTGTTTGGCCACCAGCCAAGGCGGTTGCAGCGTGTTGAGCCGCATCTAGTGTCTCGGTAGAACTTCCTTCCATATTCTGATCATGACTGGCTGACATGCTGGTAATATCAAACAATGAAATGTTCCTCAGATAATGATAGTATTTTATTTGACCGATGAGTTTCACGATTCCCTagcaaaaacaacaacTAAATAGAATTTACTGCCTGCTAACGTAAAACGCAAAGTATTAGCACTTCCTAATTGCAAACGATTAGGTGAATAGTCGAGAGTCACTTAACGAAAGACAGTTTCAGATGATCAGAAATAGCAGCCATACAACTTCAGTTTAGCGAAGTCGACTAAGATTAAGCGATTCAGAGGTCAAGCTCGTTTAACAACAAACTTGGTACATCGCATACTGCACGAAGTCAActtaaaaaaacaaaaaagagaagatcaTCCATCTCCTTGACTTCTATTGTTCGCTTGGCCATCGCACCAAAGCAATTTTGCAGGGAAAAAGGCGCTTTTTTCATCTGTTTTTCAGAGCGGATTCTTTCACAGAAAACTTTAATTTCTGGTACTAACCATCTTGTTGAGTAGTGTTAAGAGAAGTAAAATTAGAACAAAATATGTAAAGAGCGCTGCTGTCTGGGGATATTCCTCCGCTTATAAAAATCCTACgtagtatttttttgggaTTCATCACCAAGTTGTCATCAGAACCTTTAGAAAGAACGTTAGGCGTGGCACTTCATTTCACATTTAGACCTTATTTAATCTTGGAGAGAATAGAAGGAATCGCTGCTGAAAATTCTGGCCCCAAGTCATTTCTCTCCAAAGACATATTCAGGGCATCCTTTAGTTTCTGGTTTTCTTGCAGCAAGGGATACTTCTCGTTGGAGGTGTCATCCGGTATCATTTCGAACAGTCCGTAAAATAGCATGAGTAATCTTTGTCTTAGTTCAATATCGTCAAGTTGATCCGCAAATACCTCAACGGCATTCTCGATTAGTTCCTTCTGGGCCAGGAGTTCCTTAGCTATTAATGGGATAGTAGTGGCGATGTTAGCAAAGATAGCGGCCACAGCTCGTTGGGACTCGATGTCGGATAGTTGTAGTAGTTTTACCAAAATATTGAAGTTTCTCAAACTTTGAGGGTTTTCCAGGTTAAAAAACTTAGCAGCAATTGTTAACGGATGACTCATCATATTGCTTATAAGCTCCAATGTTGACCTTTGCAACGGGACATTTTCGTCCAACATCAGGTTCTCAATTGTGGACCAATAACCCTCTGTGGAAACGATGTGCTTGCAAACTTCTTCACCATCAGAAGTTTCTGATGAGGCCAAGTTGGTCAGAGCTAGTAACGCCTCATAATTATCTGTCAGTTTTATTTGCTCGTTGTTATGCAACGGATTGTCGTCCACGGGTGTTAACCTTGGTAACAACTCAAACAAGTAAGGAATAGCGTTTAATGCAGAGTACTTCTTAAATATTAATGCTGGATTGGTGAATATTAGCATTCTTGATAAGGCACGACATCCTAAAATCCGTATCGCCTCCCCTACGTCTTGCTTGCTGACTAGATATTCTAAAATGATAGTAGTACCGCCCTGTGCAATGCATTGAGGaataaatttctttgagcGCGTTATATTATAGATCACCCTTACCACTTGTTGTTTGCAATTGAGGCTCAGGCTCTGTAttttacttttcaaaaaggaaatcaatTCAGTATTCAGGACGTACTTCTCGCCAAACAAAGtaatatcttcttttgtttctttatctttagCCGCATTCTCTGCGTTCGGACCTTTCAAATCTGcatagtttttcaaatcattaACTGATTGAGAACCACCATTAGTTTCCTCTGGTAAGGTGGTTAAATTGGCAATAATAACCAAAAGACCGTATAAGAAGTGCGTCATCTTCTGGCCTTTGATCATACTTAATAGTATTCTAATAAAGCCGTCATTAGTTCTGATCATATTCTTAACTGAAGGTTTAAGACTTAAATATGCCAGCGCTTCAACCGACATTTCAACTTTGGTAATCTCCTCAGATCCAACCGTAGGTTCATTTGCGTCTTCTATTTTAGTTATTGAACATCTTGATAAAGCACTTATGAAGATTTCAGACAGTCGTGTTATGTTTACGTTTGTTAACTTTGTGAAAGACCATGTCTTAACTAGCACCAGTGCAGAGTAAATTTGTATATCTTTCAAGTTCAATGATGTTTCTAAGAGTTGAAGGTAATTTTCAGTAGTGTACACCCTCATGGTCTCGTCAATGCATGCAGCAGATAATAGTAGTAGCAGCTCTTTCGTGAACTGCAAGTCCTGTTCTTCAAacactcttttttttaaaagttTACTTAGTCCATTGCTTAAAAATATCTCGGAACACAGTGCCGTTAACGAAGGATACAATTCAGAGAGAGTTTTGACTATAATGGACAATGGATCATTTCCCACACCGATTTCCGCCTCGACAATTAGACTGTTCATGAAATCGACGACAGCTTTGTCAAAGTCCTCCTGAAAATTTGACTGCAGTTCAGCAAAAATTATGAGCATCATCGATTTcacttcatcttcatttatGCGTAAAATGAGTTCCTTCACTAAAAAACGGACATCTTTAAAGtcatatttgaatttattcaaTAGTTGAAGAACCACGCTGAGTAAATATGTGGCGT
The DNA window shown above is from Saccharomyces kudriavzevii IFO 1802 strain IFO1802 genome assembly, chromosome: 15 and carries:
- the HMS1 gene encoding Hms1p (similar to Saccharomyces cerevisiae HMS1 (YOR032C); ancestral locus Anc_5.624) — translated: MPNFQNSFSGRSETDSVMNDLSNKVAIKVFDCRSAQDGNEEQGVNVTTNQTYLMFQSNNFNVPQPAYNSNSLGSQGPSTQAYYAPFQAPVHLQPPMPPVYRNSAYSTTDQYSDSSFPNTSSHGSVIDNNYYTDALNSIPTTTTGSTTMTADNGDTIDGEDYIHNMEAFNNNDNENIDNLKRTALKSERDPNLLSAASIVKKEQLFDDLLPLSKNESALVTADEMKTSLSLENLDDDNTDSNDNEIMDGNDLSFKLRTSPMRKHFHVTPKRIKRVRTGRVSHNIIEKKYRSNINDKIEQLRRTVPTLRVAYKKCNDLPITSRDLLGLDGLEPATKLNKASILTKSIEYICHLERKCLQLSLATQHLSNDTRESFVQLTQSPHSLIDNNSANEQNTNCQQQRQRQKQQQPLRNIQYNIPHQNGLMTGTDNSHDMDFNNAGDL
- the EXO1 gene encoding Rad2 family nuclease EXO1 (similar to Saccharomyces cerevisiae DIN7 (YDR263C) and EXO1 (YOR033C); ancestral locus Anc_5.625); its protein translation is MGIQGLLPQLKSIQNPVSLRRYEGEVLAIDGYAWLHRAACSCAYELAMGKPTDKYLQFFIKRLSLLKTFKVEPYLVFDGDAIPVKKSTEFKRRDKRQENKAIAERLWACGERKNAMDYFQKCVDITPDMAKCIICYCKLNGIRYIVAPFEADSQMVYLEQKNIVQGIISEDSDLLVFGCQRLITKLNDYGECLEICRDNFNKLPKKFPLGLLTDEEIRTMVCLSGCDYTNGIPKVGLITAMKLVRRFNTMERILLRIQREGKLAIPDAYIDEYEAAVYAFQFQRVFCPIQKRIVSLNEIPLHLRDTESKRKKLYECIGHVIHRETQKRQIVHFDNDIDHHLHFKIAQGDLNPYDFHQPLANREHKLQLVSKSNLEFGNSNINCTGVKNKPIESFFHKVQGGDHASKVVTNVHKIRQLEDKLTMTIKRRKLSNVDAVQETLQGTRSKFFNRTSMTIIEDFNEENISQNYTEEANAQPPMGSISESQLSTQIPSSFIKNNLEVDDNPSEEVSEVVSDVEEHRRIKECLDKETMGDEVHSTDDDDDDDTTEDYSETAEQRTPTSSTSSLPGSSQRSISGCTKVLQRFKYSSSFSGVSDGRQPLFPRNVNQKSKGIVYVNQNRDHDYESEDDKAQVVQRPSLRKTLIGNRSQRIIVGMKSADEKKPYNSSPILHEESEKRDVGVTKQNQTRPAVRSISLLSQFVYKGK
- the AKR2 gene encoding putative palmitoyltransferase AKR2 (similar to Saccharomyces cerevisiae AKR1 (YDR264C) and AKR2 (YOR034C); ancestral locus Anc_5.626), giving the protein MSASHDQNMEGSSTETLDAAQHAATALAGGQTPLMGAQSDAEFVVDVFIEAVKDGNLKVVKDVVESGAIDINKDCCDELPGLHWACIRNRLSVAKFLVHMGANPNQTAGPERATALHWAARYGHVYIVDLLLKHGADSMLVDGQGLNILHFSVYSSNILLIVYVLCFVVNNNNNIDIDSRDKNNRTPLLWAAYQGDFLTVELLLKFGATVALVDNRGFNALHCAIIGGDQRVICDLVLSGANFYERNNQKQDCFDLAEGMGTKSLFEHALQHHGYDRLGNQKDKLFRKISHAQFTTFLSPFLLMIYTYSISLILSPVLAIILSLLVTVVTVNTLKKFVLPSFPKRNIYKVSLTRTPFFSGLFLSTFCFLIFIWTKKLYPYSVSDYTMKNMQFLTTSLFTIIIFLKLVRSDPGCLKTDDSSTSIQETIKKLIQLGKFDKENFCVETLERKSLRSKYSVFSGALVARFDHYCPWIYNDIGLKNHKLSLFFAMTVQYHMFLFMWLSLAYFKKTNHIYEQVDEYAKCTFLKNETLCKGSNYDPSTFFLFIWISVNFVWLGAMLSVQFFQILKGITTPELFTLIKEERRAETFNLIPFENPIYSIQNTKDSDIRSESPVGTAVTHTISIDSLEPRDKRHAILNACFSMVGINQWLVTLKEMFGITHLLRGQIQPQHRTSLLLNFLLTNHWKTNLTDFWLNSDVTAPLWQRFFYSSDTSKAMLGGVEVDYYELYEYPARDGETIRSG
- the SHE4 gene encoding She4p (similar to Saccharomyces cerevisiae SHE4 (YOR035C); ancestral locus Anc_5.627), whose translation is MPLSERQNNSIDISAIDNLCAAFGETLASAPDVQKYNDAVTEVFRLRGYSESGKLRADVADSKTFKDSQKIEEILTRSYQDHSESRAHLSKYIQEDIPFALNLFETLSRSSVHVLVGCFSDKNATTELLNELQVRIHYGEDVHATYLLSVVLQLLNKFKYDFKDVRFLVKELILRINEDEVKSMMLIIFAELQSNFQEDFDKAVVDFMNSLIVEAEIGVGNDPLSIIVKTLSELYPSLTALCSEIFLSNGLSKLLKKRVFEEQDLQFTKELLLLLSAACIDETMRVYTTENYLQLLETSLNLKDIQIYSALVLVKTWSFTKLTNVNITRLSEIFISALSRCSITKIEDANEPTVGSEEITKVEMSVEALAYLSLKPSVKNMIRTNDGFIRILLSMIKGQKMTHFLYGLLVIIANLTTLPEETNGGSQSVNDLKNYADLKGPNAENAAKDKETKEDITLFGEKYVLNTELISFLKSKIQSLSLNCKQQVVRVIYNITRSKKFIPQCIAQGGTTIILEYLVSKQDVGEAIRILGCRALSRMLIFTNPALIFKKYSALNAIPYLFELLPRLTPVDDNPLHNNEQIKLTDNYEALLALTNLASSETSDGEEVCKHIVSTEGYWSTIENLMLDENVPLQRSTLELISNMMSHPLTIAAKFFNLENPQSLRNFNILVKLLQLSDIESQRAVAAIFANIATTIPLIAKELLAQKELIENAVEVFADQLDDIELRQRLLMLFYGLFEMIPDDTSNEKYPLLQENQKLKDALNMSLERNDLGPEFSAAIPSILSKIK